One window from the genome of Crassostrea angulata isolate pt1a10 chromosome 2, ASM2561291v2, whole genome shotgun sequence encodes:
- the LOC128170749 gene encoding uncharacterized protein LOC128170749 encodes MDTASSPYQVHLCSKCSGGTEYYCVSCPCDLCPQCKENHVKDLQTIDHDVVSHRDKISYIPTQEICVRHPSHVYTKYCEPCQVPVCDFWFGHKSHKLPVRSFLFGKKKHKIQDLQKAYKTKRQQHRGTIHTIRSEALFYRPVLLTGIKADFKTCHTELSRLQSKMLTKAQRLKGLIDYVVYDLLNYVLCDFDFKHRCKKKKIEMIRHIVRLRRYEHRYVQPAFTFSALQFLSFTKTALRKDIKTALPQIHLTLHTSQLSMTESLNKEDVMESLSAIQITERGNRRVGNQCLLKLTSGAELHQSLTVTGVGCCFHISCVTSDRVWVSDGRNNLMLTDTTGVPLHRVKDSCSDYDRGLHTVNSESELIYIDRNYNINKLSKDMKTTTTFIERTDSTWRPRCVYWSPSTGGLLVGMYKDNTDTGKVTRYNQSGQLTQTIQYHNTGRRLYSLPLYITENNNGDVVVSDFNYGPGAVVVTKRGGRHRFSYTGPPSGSVLYPYGICTDALSHILVCDRITKTVQMINKDGQFLSHLLTKSEEMVSPCSLSYDVNTHRLWVGSMFKNKVCVYRYITRQEALTDEHRPRPDGDTRYTTPRQKTVHRMQQLVETQLNKSKTH; translated from the exons ATGGACACAGCAAGCTCCCCGTACCAAGTACATCTGTGTTCTAAGTGTTCGGGGGGCACAGAGTACTATTGTGTATcgtgtccatgtgatctgtgtccCCAGTGTAAAGAGAACCATGTAAAAGATCTCCAAACAATAGACCATGATGTTGTGTCACACCGTGATAAAATCAGCTACATCCCAACACAAGAGATCTGTGTGAGACATCCTAGCCATGTTTATACAAAGTACTGTGAACCTTGTCAAGTTCCTGTGTGTGATTTTTGGTTTGGACATAAATCACACAAACTCCCTGTCAGAAGTTTtctctttggaaaaaaaaagcaCAAAATTCAGGATCTGCAAAAAGCTTATAAAACAAAGCGACAACAACACAGAGGAACCATTCACACCATCAGAAGTgaggctctcttttacagacctgttctcctgACAGGAATCAAAGCTGATTTCAAAACCTGTCACACAGAATTATCCCGCCTTCAATCAAAGATGTTAACAAAGGCCCAGAGACTGAAGGGTCTCATTGACTATGTGGTATATGATCTATTGAACTATGTGTTATGtgactttgatttcaaacacagatgtaaaaaaaagaagatagaaATGATCAGACATATTGTCAGACTAAGGAGATATGAACACAGATATGTACAGCCAGCATTCACATTCAGTGCGCTACAATTCCTCTCATTCACAAAGACAGCCCTCCGTAAAGACATAAAGACAGCCCTCCCCCAGATACATCTtacactccacaccagccagctctcaatgactgagtcactcaacaaggaggatgtgatggagtcactgagtgcaatccaaatcacagagagaggaaaccgacgcgtaggaaaccagtgtctgctgaaactgacgtcTGGTGCTGAGCTCCATCAATCTCTCACAGTGACAGGTGTTGGTTGTTGTtttcacatttcctgtgtgacatcagaccgggttTGGGTCAGTGATGGTAGAAACAATCTCatgttgacagacacaacaggtgtccctctacatcgtgtgaAGGATTCATGTAGTGATTATGATAGaggattacacacagtgaacagtgagagtgaattgatttatatagataggaattataacatcaacaaactgtcaaaggatatgaaaacaaccaccacatttatagagagaacagactctacatggagaccacggtgtgtgtactggtccccgtctACTGGGGgtctactggtcgggatgtatAAAGATAATACAGAcacaggcaaggtaacccggtacaaccagagtggacaactcacacaaaccatacagTACCACAACACAGGACGGCGACTGTATAGTTTACCTctctatataacagagaacaacaatggggatgtcgtggtgtctgactttAACTATGGGCctggtgctgtagtggtgacaaagcgtggaggaagacatcgtttctcctacacaggacctCCATCAGGATCAGTACTATATCCAtatggaatctgtactgacgcgctgtcacacatcctggtgtgtgatcgTATAACCAAAACAGTACAGATGATAAataaggacggtcagttcctgtcacatctactgacaaAATCAGAAGAGATGGTTTCACCATGcagcctgagttatgatgtcaacactcaccgtctctgggtcggatcaaTGTTTAAGAACAAGGTGtgtgtctacaggtatatcaccagacaggaagctctgacag atgaacacaGACCCCGTCCTGATGGGGACACCAGATACACAACACCTCGTCAAAAGACAGTCCATCGAATGCAACAACTTGTCGAAACTCAACTAAACAAAAGTAAAACTCACTGA